TGCTTCGTACTTTCGGGAGTGTTATCACCAATTCTTTGGTCATGGTTCGGTAAACGCGCGATCGTTGGAGACGTCACCGTCTCCGGAAAAGCTCAATACGAGCTGGAACCGGTGGCCAACGGCTGAGTGTTCACACTCGCATGTCGGTTCAAAACAGGAAGGCTTCCTCAATACCCCTCGCGATGAATGACAATCCTTATCGCGCCGCAGATGAGTGTGGGCATGTGCTACGCCTGCCTGCGGCCTCACAGGCAGTAGCAGGTACGGAAGGATTGCTGCTCGAGATCGCAAATCTGCTGGCGATGAAACTCAACCCGGAGTCGTTATTCGAGACGATTGCTGAGGTGCTGGGTCGACTGCTCAAAATCGACCGAGCGAGCCTCGCTATCTACGATCCCAAGCGCGATCGGTTTGAAATTGTTGCATTGGCCCTGCAGCAAGGAAGCCAGATAGGCAAAGGCTGGTTCATCCCACACCGTGGCAGCAGGGTGGGATTGGTTTTCGACTCCGGTCAGGCATCTTGCACGAAGTTGGAGCCGGCGAGTTCATTTTTCGAGGACAAGCCACTGGTTGAAGAAGGGATGCATATTAGTTCGATCATCCCGCTCATAATCGAGGGCAAGCCGATCGGATGTTTCAATGTAAATCGCAAACACGAGGAGCCATTTGATCGCGATGAAATGGCGCTCCTGGTCAGATTCGCGGATCAAATCGCGATTGCGGTGACGAATTCCCGCAAATTCGACGAAATGAGAATCCAAAAAGAGGAACTAGGTCGGCAAAATGAGTATCTATTGGAACTGACCAAGGAATCCTCGAAGACCGACCTTCTCCTTCTCTGTCCTTCATTGAGAGCGGTTCGCGACGGATTAATAACTACTGCCAAAGTAGATGCCACCGTATTAATCACCGGCGAAACCGGCACGGGAAAAGGCGTTCTGGCGCGTGCTCTGCACGACTGGAGCGGCCGGCGCGATCGTCCGTTCGTCGTGTGTGATTGTGCGGCGCTGAGCACCAGTTTGATCGAGACAGAGTTGTTCGGCCATGAAAAGGGAGCTTTCACCGGCGCCAGTTCCCGCCGCATGGGACGCTTTGAACTTGCACATACTGGCACTCTGCTGCTGGATGAGGTGGCAGAGATGCCGCTTGAGGTCCAGTCCAAGCTTCTGGGGGCGCTGCAGGATCGCCAGATATATCGGGTAGGCGGAGCGAATCCGGTCAAAATTGATATTCGAGTGATTGCTGCGACCAACCGCGATCTGCAGGCTGAAGTTGCGGCCGGACGATTTCGACAGGATCTGTATTACAGGCTGAACGTCGTGAGTCTGCACCTGCCTCCGCTGCGCGAGCGAGTGCAGGATGTGCTCGCACTCGCCGACCACCTCATTCAATTCTATGCGCAAAAATTCGCGCGCAATATCTGCGCGCTAAGTCCCGCGGCTCGCGCAATGATCCAGCGTTATTCCTGGCCCGGCAATATTCGGGAACTCGAGAACGTCATTGAGCGGGCCGTGCTTTTGAACATCGGCCCGGTACTCGAGATGGGGAGCGAGTTGGACTCCAATTTGAAATCGAGCAATCCGGAAACCGAAAGTTACTATCACGGTTTCCAACCGGGCATGCTCACTCTCGATCAAATGGAACAGCGCTACATCCGCGAGACGCTGGAGGTCACTGGATGGCGGATTTCGGGACGAAAAGGAGCGGCTGAGATCCTTGGACTGCATCCCAACACACTGCGCAGCAAAATGGAGCGCCTTGGGATCAGGCCTCACAGCGCGACTTGATATGCGTCGAATCAACCTTAATCCCGTTCCAAAACGGGACCGCGTGAGCGTTACCAATCGTCGCGGGAGGATAGCTTTGAAAAACGAGACTCGACTATTACTAGGCGCGGCCCTGATGGTGCTGATCGGAGGCTGCTCCTCCACGACCCCGAATACCGCTGCTCCCGGGTATGCGACCGATTCGGCGGCCGAGCACACAACGCCCAATCTGGATTTCGCGGCGAAGTGTCCCGCCGTCCATTACGAGAAGTTGCAGGCTTGGACAGACCTCCAGGTCATGCAGCAGGAAAAAATCAAGGAAGGAGACATCGCTGCTTGCGAGCAGTGGATAGCCAGGCAGCCGGCTGGATACGTTCCACCCGTGCCGACGGCGCTCGTTCCAGGAGCCACCGCAAATGCACCCTACGAGGGCCGCGGGAACGCAGGCGCCGGACCGGGGGTCGGACCGCCTCCCGCCCAGGTAGCACCCTAGCTCGAGGTAACCGTGGCCTGCAGCTCGAGGCGAATCGGGATGAAGTCCGTTTCGCCGGCACCACGAAGAAGTTTGAGGCGTCTACTGACCTGCTTCTGCCTGCTCGCGTTCTGCGCCGGCTGCTCGGCGCAAGCAACGAAGACTTCCGGGAACTCCATGTCGACGCCGACGGCATCCGCACGCGATGTAACCGACGCGACCCTGTCCGGCCTGTGGACTGGAACCACCTCGACCGGTGGTCTCATCGGGATGGCCGGGAAGACTCGCAAAATCAAATTGCTCCTTCGGCTGACGGGCGACGACCTCACCGGTTCCTATCGTTGTTCGGCAGGTAATTCGCTCTGCCGCAATCTCAACGAAACGGGATCGATCACCGGAACCGCAAACGGAGACGAGGTGAACCTGAATATAACGGTCCTGCCCGACTCATCTAACTGCAGATATACGGGCACCTTAAACTACAATGGAAATGGACAATACACCTGCTATCTACAGGGGCAGATCGTCGAACAGGGTAGTTGGCAAGCAACCAGGTGACTCTGCGAACTTGGCGAAAGATCTGTTTCAACGGCAATTAAACGTCGTCGTGTACGAGTATTACGGACCCGTGCTTCCCGAATTTCACTAAACATTGGGAAATGAGGCCGGCATTCAGCGCCAACGCTTATGCCGGGCTCGTTTACTGCTTAAAGACGACGGGCGGGCCGCTCACGCGCTTTGCCTTGAGCGCGACGCTAACCTCGACACGGTTGGCGATTCTGATGAAGGGGATCCCGCTGTTCATCCCATAGTCTTTGCGGTCGAAGGCCATCGTCCCGGTGATCTCGCCGGACCCTGTACCTCTGCCGGAAACCTCGAGCGTCAACTTTTCGGCTCTGGTGACTCCACGTATCGTGAAATTGCCATCAACTTCAAAAGTGTTGGGGCCGGTCTGTACGAGTCTGGTTGATTTAAACGTAATCAACGGATTCTGCACGACGTCGAAAAAGTCGGAGCCCTTCAACTTGCTATTCTTGAATCCGCTTCCGGTATCCACGCTGGCAGCCTGAATTTCGACGTCCAGAAGCCCTGTAGTCACGTCGGGCGATGTAAATGCGAGGGTGGCGTTCCACTGATCGAACGTGCCCCTGATTTCCACCGATGCCTTTACGTGGAACTTAATCGAGCTCTCTGACCGAGAAATCGCGAAGACCGGGACTCCCTGAGCCAAGGCTAATGAAGGGACAAATACAAACGCCAAGATCCAAATAACAATGTATCGCACGGCGGCCACTGTCGGCCTTGCCCGCTTCATTGTCAATCGCGATCGCTGCCGGGCGCACCCATGACTTCAGCGGCGCGGCCTATCGCGGACACTTCGTGGCATCGTGCGATTGAGGCAGCGCCGTGCAAGCCTTGCCCCATTTCTATTGCACCATCGACAGCGGGGCGGCGATCTTTTCCAGGCTCTGGCGCTCGGCCGCGACGCCGTAGAGCACTTCCATCACCGCTGCGCCGAGCATCAGCACGGCTGCGACCAGATAGCCGTAGTAGAGTTCCGTGCGCGACCCGCTATCGATGAGCCGGCCGAAAAACCATGGCGCGATGATCCCGCCGACTGCGGTGCCGGCCGAGTAAAATATCGCGATCGCGAGCGCGCGCATCTCGAGCGGAAACATCTCGCTGACCGTGAGATAAGCTGAGCTCGCCGCGGGCGAGGCGAAGAAGAATATAACCATCCAAAAAACTGATTGTGATGTGCTTGTCAACGAGCCATGTGCGAACATCCACCCGTTCGCAATGAGCAATACTCCCGAAATCGCGAAGGTACCCGAGATCATCGGGCGGCGCCCGACCGTGTCGAAGAAGTGTCCGAGCGCGACCGGGCCGAGAAAGTTGCTCAGTGCGAATGGCAACAGGTAGAGACCGGTACGGTCCGCCGGCACCGAGTAGTAGCGGTTCAGCACCAGCGCATAGGTGAACAGGATCGCGTTGTAAACGAAGGCCTGTGCGATCATCAGGGACAGCCCGAGAATCGAGCGTTCGCGGTATGTGTGAACGAGCGGCGCAATGATCGCGTCGAGTCCGAATTCCTTGCGCACGTGGATGCGCAGCGGCGGCTCTTCAGGTTCGCCGCGCAGTTGTTGTCCGGTTTCTTCTTTTACGGTCTTCTCGATCTCGCCGACGATTCTTTCGGCTTCATCATTCTGACCATGAGTTAGCAACCAGCGCGGGCTCTCGGGGATGAACTCGCGCATATAAAGGATGACGAGGCCGATCACTGCGCCGACGCCGAAACCGAGCCGCCATCCGAGATTCGCCGCCAGGTATTGCGTATCGAGCAGGATTACCGTGGACGCCGCCCCGGCCGCCGCGCCCAGCCAATAGCTGCCGTTGATCATCAAATCGACGCGGCCGCGAAAGCGCGCGGGGATGAGCTCGTCGATCGCCGAGTTGACGGCGGCATATTCGCCGCCGATCCCCGCACCCGTGAGAAATCGAAAAAGCGCAAACGTCGCGAGGTTCCACGACAGCGCCGTCAGACCGACGCCCACCAGGTAGAGACCGAGGCTGAGGAAAAAGAATTTGCGTCGCCCGAAACGATCCGTCAGATGGCCGAATACGAGCGCACCCAGCACGGCGCCGGCCAGGTAGCACGAACTGATGAAGCCGATCTGTGCGGCCGTGAAATGCAGAACATCGGGACGCTGCAGCACCGCGCTAATCGCGCCCATCAATGTGATCTCGAGCCCATCGAGCACCCAGGTGATGCCAAGCCCGATGATCAGCAGCCAGTGGAACTCGCACCACTTGAGGCGATCGAGCCGGGCCGGGATTCGCGTCTCCAGGATTTCCGGTTGTGACCCGGGTCGTACCTCGGCGGCTGAACTCATGATGCGGCTCCCGCGGATTTTGGCAGCAAGTCCGGTGAAATCAGCAACCCCTGTGCCACGGGCCGATAGTTGCTGGAGCGCTATTACTTACCAAATTCGCCGGCGCGTCGCGCAAAACATCCGCCCATGTAAATTTTGCGGGTCCGAGCCGTCCTTGGTAAATGTTTCATCCACCTGATAGTCAGCAGCTCTCGATTGGAAAAATGTATGGTCGAATCAGGTACGGGTGACAGCCTCGGCGGGAATCATGGATCCCTGGTTGCGCCCGATTTGCTGGCTATTGGCATCTGGGCGCTGGTCGCCGGATGGCTCGCGATCGAACGGGTAAATTTCAATGGAGACGGCCTTCGACACATAGCACCGATATTAGCCGGCTCACATCCATCGCTGGGCGAGGCCCGATGGTTGCTGTTTCCAGCGGTGCTTTTCGCGGCGATTAAGCCCTTGCAGAATATCGGCTTGGTCGATTCAGTCGAGCAGGCCGCGCATGTTTTTGTTGCGCTCGACCTCCTCGCGGGGTTGGCTTATCTATTTCTCCTTCGCCGCTGGTTAATAGCAAGATCGATTAAACCAACAGCCAGGGCGGCGGCATTGTTTTTTGCGAGTATGTGCCGGCCGTTACTGGAGTATCCAAGCAATACGGTAGAGCCAATCATCGCCGCAGCAGTTGCACTTGCGGGGGTTGTGTATCTTGCGTCGCAACCATCTGAGCGTAAGGAGCGAGCCCTCGCCGTAGCGGCGATTGCGCTTTGCCTTGCAACGCTTATTTACCAGGGGATGCTATTAGCGATCGCGCTAGTCCCCTGCGCACTCGGCGATCGACTGCGACTTCGCCGGCAATCGATTGCGATTTTCTTTCTGCTTCTCGCGGCTGCGCCATTAACAATGTTCAGTGCGATCGTGATGTCCGGCCATCCGCCCAGAGCCGCGCTTCACCAGATGCTGACGGGCGAAGCCAATGATCTATACAAAGCGGAAATGAAGTCCAGGACGCGGACGGTTTGGCCCTATTTCGCCGCCGTAACGGTGGGACCAGCCGAAAATATAATTCCGATTCCCGACAATCGCGGCCTCAGTGGCGCGGTCAGGCTAGTCGTTGATCGCGCTGCCACCGGCGAGGGACTCCTCGAGCTGACAGGTATCGTGTTTTCGTTCGCATTGCTTTTGGTGGGCGCGGGAATCGTTGCACGCAATCGAGATTGGCGAATCGCAGTAGCATTCTGTGGAATTCTCATTCTGCCACTGCTTCGCTCCTTCCAGTATTCTTATACAAAATTCTACGTGCTGATGCCGGCGATCGTCGCGCTCGTATTCTCCACGGTGACGCCATTTTTGGTATTAGTGGCCGGCGCTGTTGTGGGAGTTTTCAATACTGTATATATCGGACGGGATATTATCGCGGAACGGCGCCTTGCCAGCGATATTAACCCGCTCTTCGGGATGGTTGACCCTGATTCTTGCTACCTGACAACCTCGTGGTCAGCTCCGACAATGAAATGGCCTGGTTCGACCTGTTCCTTGAACTCGATCCTTTCAAACGACAGCGCGGATCAACCAACGGCGATCGCGCAGTTCAATCGGCAGGCGTTGATTGGCTCGTTGCGGCGATGTTTTTGCGGTTCGCCATTGGTGCTGACCGACGATCTGATCGCCGCGAACAGTGACTCCCTCGCGGAGTTTTCATCTATATACGGACTTCCGCGCGGCGCGATGAACGTAATATTGTGGCAGCCGGACCGCGGTACGGTCTTCTTTGATCACGATGACTTGAGAGTATTCGCATATTCAAAACCAGCCCAGGCAGCTATTTGTGCAAACCTGAAGACACTCGCTCCCGGCCAATAGCCAATTCTAATTCATGCGTATCCTGTTGTTATGCGAAGCTTTCCGGTCGATCGGCGGCGTCCAGGAAGTGGTGGATAACCTGGCTGCAGAGCTGGCAGCGCTCGGCAACGATGTTGCTATTTTGTCAACGCCGTTCGTCGCTGGAGAGCCGCGTACGATCCGATTCAGCGGCGAGTGCCGATACGTCGGGATTCCGAGTCGGCGCCCGGTGACGCTGCGGCATCCGGAGCGCCTCCTGCGGTTGCCGCTTTCTCTCCGGGTGCGCGAACTGTCCAACGCGATCGCCGATTTCAGGCCGACGGTCGTCAGTTCGCATTGCTGGTCGTGGGATCAATTCCCGGCCGTGGTCGCCGCATGCCAACGCGCTCACCTGCCCTTGGTGCATAGTCTTTTCGATTCGTGGGGCAGCGGCACGATGGGCACCGCCGCGCTCAGCGCGCTGCGCGGCGCCGCGGCGCTGACTGCGCTATCGGAAGCAACGCGCCGATTTTTCGAGCCGCTCCTGCCCGAGGCGCGCGATGCACGAGTGATCATCGGCGGCGTCGATCCGACCCTCGCCGAGGCCTCCGTGCCGATGCCCCATCCGCATCCCTATATATTTTGCGCCGCCCGCCTCGATATTCGTCACAAGGCGATCGATTCGCTGATCGAAGCGTTCGCATCGATTGCCAGCGAGCATCGTGAGGTCGATCTGCTGATCAGCGGTGGCGGCCGCGACCGCGAATCACTCGAGGCACTCGCGATTTCATCGGGCGTGGCCGATCGCGTTAAGTTCCTCGGCATCGTCCCGCGCGCAGAGTTGTGGAGTCTTTACAAAGGCGCGACGATCTACGCGATGCCGAGCCGGATGCCCGAGGGCCTCGGTCTGGTATTTCTCGAAGCGATGGCCGCGGGAATCCCCGTCATCGGAACGCGCAGCGGCGGAACACCCGAGATCGTCGAGCATGAGCTGACCGGCCTGCTGATCGGCGAAAACAATTCGCCCGCCGAACTCGCGGCCGCGATGATTCGCTTGCTGCGCGACCCCGAAATGCGCCGCCAGATGGGCCAGCACGCTCGCGAGCGGGTTGCATCGCGCTACTCATGGCGACAATTTGCGGGTCAGTATCTTGAAGTTTTCGCCTCATGCAGTAGAGGTGGAGTCTGAAGCTGATCGCGCCAGGAGAATCTCAATGAGCTCTGACAGTATCGATACCGGCACCAACGATCTTCTCGCAAGCCTCGACAATCATGTCCTGACTCTGACCCTGAATCGGCCCGAGGCACGCAATGCGATGTCGGGTGCGATGACGAGTGCGCTTGCCGAGCAGCTTGCGAAGGCGGAGCTAGATCCTGCGGTGAAGTGCATCGTCCTGACTGGCGCGGGCAAAGGATTCTGCGCGGGCGGCGACGTCAAAGGGATGGCGGCGCGCGGCGACGGCACCGTCGGCGACAATACGATCGACGGCGCGATTCATCGCCAGCGCGTCAACCAGCGTGCGACAGCCGGCAAGCTCTTCAAGATGCCGAAGCCCACAATCGCGTCGCTGCCGGGCGCAGCAGCCGGTGCTGGCCTTTCGCTCGCGCTCGCGTGCGATCTGCGGATCATGGCGAGCACTGCCGTGCTCACGACTGCGTTCGCGCGAGTGGGTTTTTCCGGCGACTACGGCGGGACGTACTTCCTGACGCAACTCATCGGCTCGGCGAAAGCGCGCGAGCTGTACTACCTGTCCGATCGCATCAACGCTCAGGAGGCATTGCGGCTCGGGCTCGCGAACTTCGTATGCGCGCCCGAAGAGCTCGCGGCCAGGACGCGCGAGATCGCGGGGCGCCTCGCGAGCGGACCGACCGTCGCCTATCGCTACATGAAAGAGAACCTCAATCGCGCGATGCACGGCGACGTGGACGATTGTCTCGACCTTGAAGCCACGCATCATGTTCACTGCGGCCAGACCGAGGACCATCGCGAAGCCGCCAAGGCGTTCGTCGAAAAACGCGAACCGGTCTTCAAGGGCCGCTAACAACTTGTGATGGTGTGCCGATGAGCGAGGCATTCGATCAACCGCTTTCGATTTGCGGCGAGTTCCGCCGGCCGCGGCAGATGCTTGCCGACCAATCCTACGACGGACATCTGTCGCTGCACGACGACAAGATGGCGCAGGACCTGGGCTTCCGCGCGGGGCCGATCGAAGGCCCGACCCATTTCAGCCAGTTCATCCCGCTGCTGCATCACATTTTCGGCAACGCATGGTTCGAGCGCGGATGTATCAGCGCTCATTACCAGAGCATGGTCGTCGAAGGTGAGGAGGTCCGCGCGTTTGCCGAGCTATCCAAGAAGGCTGCGCCGATTCATATCTGGGCCGAGAAGCGCGACGGCACTACGGTGCTGACGGGCACGGCCTCGGTCGGTCCAGAATACGGCGAGACTGAAATCGCGAAACGGCTCGCCGCGCTGCGTCCGGCAAGTCAGCTCGTCATCATGCGCGATCTGAATGTCGGTCAGAAAGGCGCGAGTCCCGAGCAGGTGCGCATGGGCTTCGATCAGCACATGGGCAATCAATATCCCTTCTCGCTAAACGACAAGCTCAAGGTCATCACCGAGCCGAGTCCTTGGTACACGAGCGCGGGCGGTGCGGCGTCGCCCTGGGGCCGGGCGATCATTCCGTTCGAGATGATAAGCGTGCTGTTAGGCTACACTTCCGGCAGGGCCGGATTCCGCACCCGCGGTCCTGCAGTCGGACTCTTCGCGGCCCAGGAGATCAAACTCATCAAGGGTCCGCTCTTCGTTGATCATCCTTACGACCTCGAGCGCGAGATCATCGCGCTCAGCGAGAGCAAGCGCACAGAATCGAACTGGGTGCGCACGAAAGTCTATGAAACGAAGACGCGCGAGCTTATCGCGGAGATGATCCTCAACGGCGCGACGTTGAAAAATTCCTACGCGAAGTACGATGAAGAGGCGAAGGCGCTGGGCAAGCATCCCTGACGGGTAACCGTGTGGCCCACTCCATCTCCTCCAGCGCGGCGTCCAGCGCGGCGCGGATCGCGCAGAATGAGTGGCAGGTACATCCTCTCCTCGCCAGCACGCCGGAAGACCTGGCGCCACCAATGTCCCTATCGCTGTTAGCCCAAAATGGGGTGCGCCTCCAGCTCCTCCAGCAGCGCCTTGGCTTCCTTCAAGTCGGCGGTGTCGAAACCTTCGGTGAACCAGTTGTAAATTTCGGCGAGCATCGCACGCGCCTCGTCGCGGCGGTCGGTACTCATCAGCATTCGCGCGAGCGAGGCCGTCGCGCGGAGCTCGAGCGATTTCGCCCCCTGCTGTCGGGCCTTCTTGATCGCGTGCTCGACCGACGCTCTCGCCAGAGCCGGATCGGAAGGATTTTGACCCAGGAGCAACTGGCCGCGAATACGATTAATTTCCGATTCCCAGAAACATTCGCCGCTGCGATGGACCAAGTCCAAGGCGTCGCCGATCGCCGTCAAACCATCCTCGATGCGTCCGGCTCTGAGGCACGCGTCGGCGAGCGTCGCCAGACTGAGCGTGAGAAACAACTCCTCTCGGTTGGCCGCAAGCACATCGGTTTCTTCGCGTATCAGCGCCACTCCCTCCTCCGCTCTTCCAAGCTCGGTTAAGGCCCACCCTTTGACAACTCGCGCATGGCGCACAACGTAGAGGAACCCCACGTCCTCCGCTGTGTTTATCGCGGCCGCGGCGATTTCCAGCGCAAGCTCCGGTTCCAGCATCATGCGATGAACCAGTGCCTTCAAGTACAACGCGAACGCTGCCGACATTGCGTCTCCAAGTTCATTCGCAAGTAAAGCGGCCCGATCCGCGCATCGCCGCGCCGCATCGGGACGACCGCGCAGCCATGACAGTTGCGCCTCCCATCCATGAGCGCATACGGCCGGATGATGAGCGCTGTAGAGCGGGACGACGGCGGAACGAAGCTTCGACTCGAACAGCGCGAGTCCCCGCTCGACATGACGTTGCGAGGCCTCCAGTTCACCG
This genomic interval from Candidatus Binataceae bacterium contains the following:
- a CDS encoding enoyl-CoA hydratase, with translation MSSDSIDTGTNDLLASLDNHVLTLTLNRPEARNAMSGAMTSALAEQLAKAELDPAVKCIVLTGAGKGFCAGGDVKGMAARGDGTVGDNTIDGAIHRQRVNQRATAGKLFKMPKPTIASLPGAAAGAGLSLALACDLRIMASTAVLTTAFARVGFSGDYGGTYFLTQLIGSAKARELYYLSDRINAQEALRLGLANFVCAPEELAARTREIAGRLASGPTVAYRYMKENLNRAMHGDVDDCLDLEATHHVHCGQTEDHREAAKAFVEKREPVFKGR
- a CDS encoding MFS transporter encodes the protein MSSAAEVRPGSQPEILETRIPARLDRLKWCEFHWLLIIGLGITWVLDGLEITLMGAISAVLQRPDVLHFTAAQIGFISSCYLAGAVLGALVFGHLTDRFGRRKFFFLSLGLYLVGVGLTALSWNLATFALFRFLTGAGIGGEYAAVNSAIDELIPARFRGRVDLMINGSYWLGAAAGAASTVILLDTQYLAANLGWRLGFGVGAVIGLVILYMREFIPESPRWLLTHGQNDEAERIVGEIEKTVKEETGQQLRGEPEEPPLRIHVRKEFGLDAIIAPLVHTYRERSILGLSLMIAQAFVYNAILFTYALVLNRYYSVPADRTGLYLLPFALSNFLGPVALGHFFDTVGRRPMISGTFAISGVLLIANGWMFAHGSLTSTSQSVFWMVIFFFASPAASSAYLTVSEMFPLEMRALAIAIFYSAGTAVGGIIAPWFFGRLIDSGSRTELYYGYLVAAVLMLGAAVMEVLYGVAAERQSLEKIAAPLSMVQ
- a CDS encoding YceI family protein; protein product: MKRARPTVAAVRYIVIWILAFVFVPSLALAQGVPVFAISRSESSIKFHVKASVEIRGTFDQWNATLAFTSPDVTTGLLDVEIQAASVDTGSGFKNSKLKGSDFFDVVQNPLITFKSTRLVQTGPNTFEVDGNFTIRGVTRAEKLTLEVSGRGTGSGEITGTMAFDRKDYGMNSGIPFIRIANRVEVSVALKAKRVSGPPVVFKQ
- a CDS encoding glycosyltransferase family 4 protein gives rise to the protein MRILLLCEAFRSIGGVQEVVDNLAAELAALGNDVAILSTPFVAGEPRTIRFSGECRYVGIPSRRPVTLRHPERLLRLPLSLRVRELSNAIADFRPTVVSSHCWSWDQFPAVVAACQRAHLPLVHSLFDSWGSGTMGTAALSALRGAAALTALSEATRRFFEPLLPEARDARVIIGGVDPTLAEASVPMPHPHPYIFCAARLDIRHKAIDSLIEAFASIASEHREVDLLISGGGRDRESLEALAISSGVADRVKFLGIVPRAELWSLYKGATIYAMPSRMPEGLGLVFLEAMAAGIPVIGTRSGGTPEIVEHELTGLLIGENNSPAELAAAMIRLLRDPEMRRQMGQHARERVASRYSWRQFAGQYLEVFASCSRGGV
- a CDS encoding sigma 54-interacting transcriptional regulator; this encodes MNDNPYRAADECGHVLRLPAASQAVAGTEGLLLEIANLLAMKLNPESLFETIAEVLGRLLKIDRASLAIYDPKRDRFEIVALALQQGSQIGKGWFIPHRGSRVGLVFDSGQASCTKLEPASSFFEDKPLVEEGMHISSIIPLIIEGKPIGCFNVNRKHEEPFDRDEMALLVRFADQIAIAVTNSRKFDEMRIQKEELGRQNEYLLELTKESSKTDLLLLCPSLRAVRDGLITTAKVDATVLITGETGTGKGVLARALHDWSGRRDRPFVVCDCAALSTSLIETELFGHEKGAFTGASSRRMGRFELAHTGTLLLDEVAEMPLEVQSKLLGALQDRQIYRVGGANPVKIDIRVIAATNRDLQAEVAAGRFRQDLYYRLNVVSLHLPPLRERVQDVLALADHLIQFYAQKFARNICALSPAARAMIQRYSWPGNIRELENVIERAVLLNIGPVLEMGSELDSNLKSSNPETESYYHGFQPGMLTLDQMEQRYIRETLEVTGWRISGRKGAAEILGLHPNTLRSKMERLGIRPHSAT